One Microcaecilia unicolor chromosome 4, aMicUni1.1, whole genome shotgun sequence genomic region harbors:
- the KCNJ15 gene encoding ATP-sensitive inward rectifier potassium channel 15: protein MEVTEVILSNDLLDRGGDVGEKKADRPRVMSKTGHSNVKIDKVDGVFLLYLQDLWTTVIDMKWRYKLTLFSATFIVTWFFFGVIYYAIAYIHGDLQKEFPSNHTPCIVSVGSLTGAFLFSLESQTTIGYGSRHITEECPHAIFLLVAQLVITTLIEIFITGTFLAKIARPKKRAETIKFSHNAVIMKHNGKLCLVVQVANMRKSLLIQCQLYGKLLHTYETKEGEKILLNQANVNFNVDSSSESPFLILPLTFYHVLDENSPLRDLTPQNTKEKNFELVVLLNATVESTSAICQSRTSYLPEEICWGFEFSPVVSVSQSGKYVADFSHFDKIRRSPDSALFYSDTEKQELEEKYRQEEQWKKEQSSSLLQQSHV, encoded by the coding sequence ATGGAAGTTACTGAAGTCATTTTATCAAATGACCTGCTTGACAGAGGTGGAGATGTTGGGGAAAAGAAAGCAGATAGACCCCGTGTAATGTCAAAAACTGGCCACAGCAATGTGAAGATTGACAAAGTTGATGGCGTTTTTCTGCTGTACCTCCAAGATTTATGGACCACAGTTATAGACATGAAATGGAGATATAAACTCACCTTGTTTAGTGCTACTTTTATCGTAACCTGGTTCTTTTTTGGAGTCATCTACTATGCCATTGCTTATATTCACGGTGATTTGCAAAAAGAATTCCCATCCAACCATACACCATGCATTGTTAGCGTAGGCTCTTTAACTGGGGCTTTTCTCttctctttggagtctcagacGACCATTGGCTATGGCTCCCGTCACATCACAGAGGAGTGTCCCCATGCAATTTTTCTGTTGGTAGCTCAGCTGGTCATTACAACCTTGATTGAAATCTTCATCACTGGCACTTTCCTGGCAAAAATCGCAAGACCCAAAAAAAGAGCAGAAACCATTAAATTCAGCCACAATGCTGTCATTATGAAACACAATGGCAAGCTTTGCCTTGTGGTCCAAGTAGCCAATATGAGAAAGAGCCTACTTATCCAGTGCCAGCTCTATGGAAAACTTCTTCACACGTATGAGACCAAAGAGGGCGAGAAGATCCTACTGAACCAAGCCAACGTCAACTTCAACGTTGACTCCTCTTCCGAAAGCCCTTTTCTGATTTTACCCTTAACTTTTTATCATGTATTGGATGAGAACAGCCCCCTCAGAGATCTCACCCCTCAAAacacaaaggaaaaaaattttgAGCTTGTGGTTCTTCTCAACGCCACTGTGGAATCCACCAGTGCTATATGCCAAAGCAGGACATCTTACCTCCCAGAAGAGATCTGCTGGGGTTTTGAGTTTTCGCCTGTGGTTTCCGTTTCTCAAAGTGGAAAATATGTTGCTGATTTCAGTCATTTTGATAAAATCAGGAGAAGCCCAGATTCTGCCTTGTTTTATTCCGACACTGAGAAACAAGAATTAGaagagaaatacaggcaggaagAGCAATGGAAAAAAGAGCAGAGTTCCAGTTTGCTACAGCAAAGTCATGTGTGA